The Candidatus Cybelea sp. sequence CAAGTACTGTAACATCGTCGATCAGGCCGAGCTCGGCAAACACGCGCTCGAAGGACTCGATCCGGAGTATACCGCCAGGATGAAGCCGGGCGACATCATCGTGGCCGACACGAACTTCGGCTGCGGGTCAAGCCGCGAAGTCGCGCCGATCGCGATCAAGGGGTCGGGCACATCCGCCGTCATCGCCAAGAGCTTCGCGCGCATCTTTTACCGCAACGCACTCAACATCGGCCTGCCGATCTTCGAATCGGCCGAAGCGGTCGACGGAATCGAGATGGGCGACGAAATCGAACTCGAGCCCGCGAGCGGCGTCGTGCGCAACGTCACCAAGGGCACGACCTATCAAGCCGCCGAGTTTCCGCCATTCATGCGCGCGCTCATCGATGCGGGCGGCCTCGTTCCGTATGTCGAGCGCCGTCTTGCGGAGCAACCTTCGTAGAGCAGGATACCCCGCCGCAGCGCCCGCCCGCGACGCCGAATCTTCGGTGGGGTTGCGGGGGCTGTCTCGTGATGGTCGTGGTGGCCGTCGCTATCGTGTGGGCGCTGGCGACGTGCAGCCGATCGCCCTCGTCCTCGAACGACGCCGCTTCGGTAGCGACTTCCAGCCCCAGCGCGACGAGCGCGGCGCAGGGACGCCAGTACGACGAGCAACAGTTTTTAGCCAGCGCGGATAAATCGATCTCGGGGCCGATGATCGCGCGCGATAAATCGAAGTATGTCGGCGACAGCGTTGCCATTGCGTGTACCGTGGCGTCGATCATCGACGAGAATTCCTTCAACGCGCAATGCGCGCAAAGAGGCGATCCCGTCCCGGCGATCATTCTCGTCGACTACGACGACACGGTATCGCTCAATAAAGGGCAGGCCGTTCGCATCATGGGCACGGTAGAAGAACCAGCGCAGGGACTCGACGCTTCAGGGAAACAAGCGACCTTCGCCGCCGTCAAGGCCCAATTCATCGAATAGCACCCGCTGCGTATAAAGCGCCGGCCGGGTCTAAGACGCTTTTGAGTATTGTTCGGAGCGGCTGAGTTCCGATGAGGACTGTCTGACCGAGCGCCGGAGCACGGATGCGGGAGGCGCGAGGCAGACGAATAGGAGGGCCACACGGATGTGGCCCGACGAAATGTGTCCGAGTCGGAACTCAGCCGGCCCGAACAATACGGCCGCTACGGCGGCGTGTAGCCTCCCGGCTGCGAGATGCCGCCCGGTGCGGCATTGACGTTCTCGATCCACTTTTCTTTGGGGCGGTAGGAGGCGGTGAACGCGGTATCGCCGCCGGCCATCGAAAGAATGCCGACCATATCGGTCATTCCGTCGAGCTTGGCTTCGGCGAGGATCGTCGTGCCGCCGGGCATCGTCACGATCAAGCGGACATTTTGGCCCTCGATCGTTCCGACGAGCGGATACTTCTTGTTCTTGGAATCGAGATAGGTGCCGCTCAGTTGGTCACCCTGCTGTTTGATGTAAAGGTGGGTGTAATCGGTGGTGTTGGAATGCTGGATCGCCACTTCCCAGACGCCGTCGAGTCCGCGCCGCGCAGAGGCCGGCGGCGGGCTCGGAGTGCCCGACGCGGCCGGCTTTGGTGCGCTTCCGCCCATGGGGAAGGCCGCCGAGGGAGTCGGCAGGTTCGAGGGGGTGTCCACGGCTGGCGGCGGCGGAGTGACCGCTCCGTTGATCGGCGGCGGCGATGGGGGCGGAGTGGCGGCAACGGCCACCAGCCCACGGGGAGTTCCGGCAAAACCAGCAAGCGCAAGCAGCGCGCTGCCTGCAACGACGACGAACGAAGTGGACTTCACGTGTTAAAGCTTTTGGGGGCGCGGGCAAGCCTCCTCCGGGCCCTGCCCATGCTTGCCACCTCTGATATAATGCTAAGGCTGTGAAGAGTAAGATTCATCCCAAGTGGTTTCCCGAGGCGCGCGTGCACTGTGCTTGCGGCAATACTTTTACCACCGGTTCGACGATTCCCGAAATCGCCGTCGAGATTTGCGCCGCGTGCCATCCGCTCTTTACCGGCCAGCAGAAGCTGGTCGACACGGCCGGCCGCGTCGATAAATTCAACCAGCGCACCGCCGCCGCCCGCAAGAAGCAAGAGGAGGCTGCAGCCCGCCAGGCCGCTCGCGATGCGAAGAAGGCCGCTGCTTCAGTCTAACGGCGCCGCAAACTGACGCGCTGTCCGAGCGCCTCGACACGATGGCGCGCCGGTTCGACGAAATCGAAGCGGCACTCGCTAATCCTTCGGGAACCTTCGACCAAACGCGCTATACCGCGCTTGTAAAAGAGCGCGCGCAGCTCGAAGCGCCGGTGCAGACTTTTCGCCGGCTCGTTGAGTTGCGCGCGGAAATCGCCGCGAACGAGGAGTTGGCTCGCCATGAAGATGGCGAGCTGCGCGAACTCGCGCAGGCGGAGAACCGCGCGCTGCAAGAGCGCGGCGCGCAGCTCGAGACGGATCTCGCGGCGCTGATGGTTCCGCGCGATCCGAACGATTCCAAGGACGTCTTTGTCGAGATCCGCGCCGGCACCGGCGGCGACGAAGCGGCGATCTTCGCCGGCGACCTGGCGCGCATGTACATGCGCTTTGCCGAGACGGTGGGCTCCCGGGTCGAACTCGTTTCGGAGAGCCTCAGCGAAGCCGGCGGCTACAAGGAGATCGTCTTTGCCGTCAAAGGCGATCGGCCGTATCGTTTGCTCAAGCATGAATCGGGCGTTCACCGCGTGCAGCGCGTTCCGGCGACCGAAGCGCAAGGGCGCATTCATACGAGCACCGCGACGGTCGCGGTGCTGCCGCAGGTCGAAGACGACGACGGCGAGATCGAAATCCGGCCGTCCGACCTGCAGGTCGATACCTATAAAGCCTCGGGCGCCGGCGGCCAGCACGTCAACAAGACGGAATCGGCGATCCGCATCACGCACCTTCCCAGCGGCATCATCGTCGCCTCGCAGCAGGAACGCTCCCAGCAGCAGAATCGCGAGCGGGCAATGCAGATGCTGCGCGCGACGCTCTTTGACCGGAAACGCCGGGAACAGGAAGAGGCGACGGATTCGCTGCGCCGCTCGCAGGTCGGCAGCGGCGAGCGTTCGGAGAAGATTCGAACCTACAACTACCCACAAGATCGCGTGACGGACCATCGGATCAACCGCAGCTACGGCAACATCCGCGGTATCGTCGACGGCGATCTCGGACGCATTGCCGAGGAACTTTTAGCCGACGAGCAGGCCCGCCGGCTCGCCGGCGAACGCGTGTGACCACCGTCGCCGGCGCGCTGTGCGACGCGACGGCGCGTCTGCGCGCGCGTGAATCGGCACGGGCCGACGCGCTGCTCTTGCTCGAGTATACGCTCGGGCGAACGCGCGCGTGGATCGCCGCCTACGGCGAGACGGCGCTCTCCCCCGAGTCCGAAGCCGAGTTCCGGGCCCTTTGCGATCGCCGCGATACCGGCGCCCCGGCGGCGTACCTCGTGCGGTCGGCAGGATTTTACGGTCGCGAGTTCGTCGTCAACGAGAACGTCCTGATTCCTCGACCCGAGACCGAGCATCTCATCGACGAAGCGATTGCGTTCATCGGCGAAACGCCCGCTGCCGTGCTCGACGTCGGTACCGGCTGCGGCGCAATCGCCTGCACGATCGCCGCGCGGACGAACGCCCGGGTCGACGCGACGGACATCTCGGTCGCGGCGCTCGACGTCGCGAGAACCAATGCCGCGCGCCTCGAGGTGGCGGAGCGCTGCCGCTTCCATCACGGCGATCTGGCTGAGCCCGTGAAGCACTCGTCGTTCGGCGTCGTGCTGGCGAACTTACCGTACATTCCAACGCCGGACGTTCCGCAGCCCCCGGACCCGGTCGCGTTCGAGCCGATGGTCGCGCTCGACGGCGGCGCTGACGGCCTCGTCTACTACCGCCGGCTGCTGGCCGACCTCGCGGCGATGCTCAACGCGCGGGCGCTCGTACTGCTCGAGGGCGCGCCCCCGACGATCGGCGGATTGAGTGAACTCGTCCGTGCTGCACTTCCCGGCTTCGCGATCTCGGTGCACCGCGACTATGCGGGCCTCGACCGCTACGTCCAGGCCGAGCGGCTGACGGATTAGCTGCCCGGGGCGGCGGCAGCCGAGGGTCTGCGGCAGTCCCCAGCGAACGACAACCGCCCGAGATGGCGAAGTATATATTCTTCACCGGGGGCGTCGTGAGTTCGCTCGGCAAAGGCATCACGGCTGCCTCGCTCGGACGTCTGCTCAAGTCGCGCGGCTTCAGCGTTTCGATCCAAAAACTCGACCCGTATATCAACGTCGACGCTGGCACGATGAATCCGTACCAGCACGGCGAGGTCTTCGTGACCGAAGACGGAGCGGAGACCGACCTCGATCTCGGCCACTACGAGCGCTTCATCGATGAGAATCTGCAGCGCGCGAACAACGTCACGACGGGTCAAGTCTACAACTCGGTGATCGAAAAAGAACGGCGCGGCGACTACCTCGGCGCGACCGTCCAGGTCATCCCGCATATTACCAACGAAATCAAGGCGCACGTCAAGCGCGTCGCCGAAGCGAGCCGCGCGGAGGTCTGCATCGTCGAAGTCGGCGGCACCGTCGGCGACATCGAGTCGCTCCCGTTTCTCGAAGCGATCCGTCAGATGCGCTACGACGTCGGCGATGAGAACGTGATGTACGTGCATTTGACGCTCGTGCCGCATTTGGGAGCCGCCGACGAACTGAAGACCAAGCCGACGCAGCACTCGGTCCGCGAGCTGCGGGGAATCGGGATCTCGCCCGACGCGATCGTCTGCCGTACCCAAGCCGCGCTGCCGATGCCGCTCGAGCTCAAAGAGAAGATCGCGCTTTTCTGCGACGTCCCGCCGGGCGCCGTCGTGCAGAACGTCGACGCCAAGACGATCTACCAAGTCCCGCTCAATCTGGAAGCCGAGGGATTGGCGCAGGCCGCGATTCGCAAGCTGAATTTGCCGCCGTCGCGCCCGATGCTCGACGACTGGGTGGGCATCGCCGAGCGCCTGCTGCATCCCGAGCGCCGCGTGACGATCGCACTCGTCGGAAAGTACGTCGAACTCAAAGACGCGTACATTTCGATCAACGAGTCGCTGGCACACTCGGGCGTCTTCTATCACGCTGCCGTCGAGATCAGGCGAATCGACTCGGAGCTGATCGAGAACGAGGGGGTCGACGCGCTGCGGGGCGCGCACGGCGTCGTGGTCGCACCCGGTTTCGGCGCGCGCGGCGTTAAGGGCAAGCTGCGCGCCATCGAGTACGTTCGCCAGCGCAAGATTCCGTTTCTGGGAATCTGCTACGGCATGCAGCTCGCCTGCGTGGAGTTCGCGCGCAACGTGTGCGGGCTTCCGGATGCGAATACCAGCGAAGTCGACGAGACCAGCCCCGATCCGGTGATCGACTTCATGCCCGACCAGCGCAATCTCGAGATGTACGGCGGCACGATGCGGCTGGGGACCTATGCGTGTACGCTCGAAGAGGGGAGCCTGGCGGCGCGCGCCTACGGCGAGCTCGAGATCAGCGAGCGCCACCGCCATCGCTACGAGTTCAACAATCGCTACCGGCCGATCTTCGAAGAGCACGGCATGCGCTTTTCGGGACATCACTTCGTCGATAAGACGCGGCTCGTCGAAGTCATCGAGCTTCCCACGGAGATGCATCCGTGGTTCGTCGCGACGCAGGCTCACCCTGAGTTCAAGTCGCGGCCGAATCGGCCGGCGCCGCTCTATCGCGACTTCATCGCCGCATCACTGGCGCATCAAGAGCGAATCGACGGTCGCACGAGCGTGCGCGAGGCGGCAGCCTGGACCCAGGCCTAATCACCGCCGTCGTCCTGACGCGCGACGAAGAGCGCAACCTGCCGCGTGCTTTAACGAGCCTGCCGCGCGGAATCCGGATCCTCGTACTCGATGCGCGTTCGCGCGATCATACGGTGCAGTTTGCCCGCAGCGCCGGTGCGACCGTCGTCGAGCGGGACTGGACGGATTTCGTCGACGCACGGCGCTTTGCGCTCGAGCAGGTCGAGACGCCGTGGGTTCTGATGATCGATGCCGACGAGGCGCTCGACGATCTGCTGCGCGATGCAATCTGCGGCGCGCCGGAGAGCCTCGACGCGTACGTCGTGCGCCGCACGACCTACTTCTGCGGCCACCCGATGCGCATCTGGAGCAACGAACCGCTGGTGCGGCTCTTTCGCCCGGATCGCGTCAGGCTCGCCGCGCGGCCTGCCGCCGCCGGGGAGGCGCCGATTCACGAGGCCTGGACCTGCGACGGCCCGACGAGCGAGCTCGCCGGAACGCTGCTGCACTATTCCTATCCCGACGCGGCCGCGTATCGCGCGAAGTACGATCGCTACACGACGCTCGAGGCGCAGCAGATGCACGGCTCGTTGGGCGCCCTGGTGGTTGCCGGCGGAGCCGGACTGCTGCGCTTAGCGTGGCTGCTGCTGGCGAAGGCGGCGCTGCTCGATGGGCCGCGCGGCTGGTACGTCGCCTATCGGTCGGCCTTCTATCCGGCCGTGGCGATGCGCAAAACGTTGTGGAAGCGTTGAGGCGGTGAGCGGCGCGCGTGTCGGACTCGATGCACGGCAAACGCGTCAGCTCTCGGCCGGGATGAAAGCCTACGTGCGCGAGCTGGTTGCGCGGCTGCCTCGAGTGGCACCGCAGTACGAGTACGTGCCGTTTACTCTCGGCAGCAACTTCGGCTGGGACGAGCAGATCCGGCTGCCGCGTGCGATGAAACGAGCGCGCCTCGATCTGGCGCACTTCCTCGCACTCTACGTGCCCGTCGTCGTGCCGGTGCGCTTCGTCGTGACGATCCACGATCTGATTCACCTTCGCTTTCCGCACCACTTCAAAGCGAAGGTGCGGCCCTATTACGAGACGGTCGTGCGCTGGACGTGTGCGCGGGCCGCGCGCGTCATCACCGACGACGAGCGAACGGTCGAGGACCTAGTGGAGCTTCTCGGCGTAAAGCGTGAGAAGATCCGAGTCATCCCGCTGGGCGTGTCCGAGCCGTTTTTCGAACCGC is a genomic window containing:
- a CDS encoding 3-isopropylmalate dehydratase small subunit; the protein is MEESLRGHAHKYGKNVDTDVIIPGKYCNIVDQAELGKHALEGLDPEYTARMKPGDIIVADTNFGCGSSREVAPIAIKGSGTSAVIAKSFARIFYRNALNIGLPIFESAEAVDGIEMGDEIELEPASGVVRNVTKGTTYQAAEFPPFMRALIDAGGLVPYVERRLAEQPS
- the rpmE gene encoding 50S ribosomal protein L31, yielding MKSKIHPKWFPEARVHCACGNTFTTGSTIPEIAVEICAACHPLFTGQQKLVDTAGRVDKFNQRTAAARKKQEEAAARQAARDAKKAAASV
- the prfA gene encoding peptide chain release factor 1, which codes for MSERLDTMARRFDEIEAALANPSGTFDQTRYTALVKERAQLEAPVQTFRRLVELRAEIAANEELARHEDGELRELAQAENRALQERGAQLETDLAALMVPRDPNDSKDVFVEIRAGTGGDEAAIFAGDLARMYMRFAETVGSRVELVSESLSEAGGYKEIVFAVKGDRPYRLLKHESGVHRVQRVPATEAQGRIHTSTATVAVLPQVEDDDGEIEIRPSDLQVDTYKASGAGGQHVNKTESAIRITHLPSGIIVASQQERSQQQNRERAMQMLRATLFDRKRREQEEATDSLRRSQVGSGERSEKIRTYNYPQDRVTDHRINRSYGNIRGIVDGDLGRIAEELLADEQARRLAGERV
- the prmC gene encoding peptide chain release factor N(5)-glutamine methyltransferase, yielding MTTVAGALCDATARLRARESARADALLLLEYTLGRTRAWIAAYGETALSPESEAEFRALCDRRDTGAPAAYLVRSAGFYGREFVVNENVLIPRPETEHLIDEAIAFIGETPAAVLDVGTGCGAIACTIAARTNARVDATDISVAALDVARTNAARLEVAERCRFHHGDLAEPVKHSSFGVVLANLPYIPTPDVPQPPDPVAFEPMVALDGGADGLVYYRRLLADLAAMLNARALVLLEGAPPTIGGLSELVRAALPGFAISVHRDYAGLDRYVQAERLTD
- a CDS encoding CTP synthase produces the protein MAKYIFFTGGVVSSLGKGITAASLGRLLKSRGFSVSIQKLDPYINVDAGTMNPYQHGEVFVTEDGAETDLDLGHYERFIDENLQRANNVTTGQVYNSVIEKERRGDYLGATVQVIPHITNEIKAHVKRVAEASRAEVCIVEVGGTVGDIESLPFLEAIRQMRYDVGDENVMYVHLTLVPHLGAADELKTKPTQHSVRELRGIGISPDAIVCRTQAALPMPLELKEKIALFCDVPPGAVVQNVDAKTIYQVPLNLEAEGLAQAAIRKLNLPPSRPMLDDWVGIAERLLHPERRVTIALVGKYVELKDAYISINESLAHSGVFYHAAVEIRRIDSELIENEGVDALRGAHGVVVAPGFGARGVKGKLRAIEYVRQRKIPFLGICYGMQLACVEFARNVCGLPDANTSEVDETSPDPVIDFMPDQRNLEMYGGTMRLGTYACTLEEGSLAARAYGELEISERHRHRYEFNNRYRPIFEEHGMRFSGHHFVDKTRLVEVIELPTEMHPWFVATQAHPEFKSRPNRPAPLYRDFIAASLAHQERIDGRTSVREAAAWTQA
- a CDS encoding glycosyltransferase family 2 protein, which produces MTRDEERNLPRALTSLPRGIRILVLDARSRDHTVQFARSAGATVVERDWTDFVDARRFALEQVETPWVLMIDADEALDDLLRDAICGAPESLDAYVVRRTTYFCGHPMRIWSNEPLVRLFRPDRVRLAARPAAAGEAPIHEAWTCDGPTSELAGTLLHYSYPDAAAYRAKYDRYTTLEAQQMHGSLGALVVAGGAGLLRLAWLLLAKAALLDGPRGWYVAYRSAFYPAVAMRKTLWKR